The following is a genomic window from Rhizobium sp. NRK18.
GTTCCAGAAATGGGCCAAGTCCATCAATCTGGTGGCGCCGTCGACGATCGCGGAACTATGGCGCCGGCATATTGCGGATAGTCTCCAGATCCAGCCCTTGTATCCGGAGGCCGAAACGTGGATCGATCTCGGCAGTGGTGGCGGCTTTCCCGGGGTCATCAGCGCAATACTGTTGGCGGAGCGTGGCACCGGCTGGGTGCATCTCGTTGAAAGCAATCAGAAAAAATGTGCTTTTCTCAGGACTGCGCTGCGGGAAGCGGGTGGCAGAGGGTCAGTTCATCCCGTTCGAATCGAGGATGCGCCAGGCGCAATTCCGCATTGCGATGCGATCTCTGCACGGGCGCTCGCTGAACTGGACCTGCTTCTCGCCTATGCCGAGCCGTGGGCTCAAGAGAATGCGAAACTGAAGGCCTTTTTCCATAAAGGGCGGGATTACGCCGCGGAAATCGACAAAGCGCGTGGTCGCTGGGATTTCGATCTGGTACAACATCAAAGCAAAATCGAGACGGATTCGGTGGTTCTCGAAATCAGCGGCCTTAGACGGCGTACCAGCGCGTAGATATTGGGTTCAGCGGCATGATCGGCACAAAGAAAAATCGTGTAATTACAGTGGCTAACCAGAAGGGTGGGGTTGGCAAGACGACGACGGCCATCAATCTCGCGACGGCATTAGCCGCCATCGGCGAGCGCGTTCTGATCATCGATCTCGATCCCCAGGGGAATGCCAGCACTGGCTTGGGCATCAGCCGCAAGGATCGTGCGCATTCGTCCTTCGATCTTCTGATGGGAACCCACAGCGTCTCCCAGACGGTGCTGAAGACTGTGGTACCGAATCTCTACATCATTCCTTCGACCATGGACCTGCTCGGCATCGAGATGGAGATCGGCCAGGCTTCCGATCGCGCCTTCCGGCTGCGGCGCGCCATTTCGGGTGATGAGGCACTGGAATATTCCTACATTCTGGTCGACTGCCCACCCTCGTTCAATCTGCTGACAATCAATGCCATGGCGGCCGCCCATTCGGTGCTGGTGCCGCTGCAGTGCGAATTCTTCGCGCTGGAAGGCCTGAGCCAGCTTCTCGAAACTGTCAATGAAGTGCGGCAAAGCCTCAATCCCCAGCTCGATATACAGGGAATCGTGCTTACCATGTTCGATTCGCGCAATAATCTTGCGCAGCAGGTGGTGAGCGATGTTCGGACGCATCTTGGTGACAAGGTCTATCACACCCTTATCCCGCGCAATGTGCGGGTTTCGGAGGCGCCCTCCTATGGCAAGCCTGCCATTCTCTACGATCTGAAATGCGCCGGCAGCCAGGCCTATCTGCAACTGGCGTCAGAGGTCATTCAGAGGGAAAGGCAAAGGAAAGCGGCCGCTTGAGGTCGCCCGGTTTTATGTAAGTGAGCACTGACATGAATGATGACGTTTCGAAACGCCGGCTCGGCAGGGGGCTTGCGGCCCTGATCGGGGAAATGGACCAGCCGCTGACGTCTGCACAGCCGGTCAAACCGGTCAGTGCCGACCGGATGATTCCGATCGAGTTCATTGCCAGGAACCCGCGCAATCCGCGCCGTTATTTCGACGACGAGGAACTGCAGGATCTTGCTTCCTCGATCCGTCAGCACGGCATCGTGCAGCCGGTCGTCGTTCGAACGCTCGGCGAGAACAATTACGAGATCATCGCCGGCGAACGCCGCTGGCGGGCGGCGCAGCTGGCCGGCTTCGTCGAAATTCCGGTCATCATCCGCGATGTGGACGATCGCACGGCTCTGGAGATCGCGATTGTCGAGAACGTCCAGCGCGCTGATCTCAATCCGCTGGAAGAAGCCCTGGGATACGAGCAGCTGATTGCGGATCACGGTTACACGCAGAACAATTTGGGCGAGATCATCGGCAAGAGCCGCAGCCACGTGGCCAACAGCCTTCGGCTGCTGAAGCTGCCGGAGCCCGTCCGTGACATGGTGGCGGCGGGCAGTCTTTCCGCCGGTCATGCCCGGGCTCTCGTCTCGACATCCGATCCCGAGACGCTGGCGAAGGCCATCGTTGCCAAGGGCATGTCCGTTCGTGACGCGGAAAAGCTTGCTCAGAAGGATATCCGCGGCCCCGGGCTTGTGTCCTCGTCGTCTGTTCAGGCGCCGAAGGATTCAGACACGCTGGCGCTCGAACGCACGCTCAGCGACACGCTCGGCCTCGACGTTACGATCAACCACAAGGGGGAGAGTGGCCAGGTGCGGATTGCGTATAAGAGCCTGGAGCAGCTTGAGGAAATCTGCCGGCTGCTGGAAAAGCGTTAGTACCTTCTAACGCTTATCTAAGCCGGCGCTTGGCTTGCAGGGCCGTTGAAAGCAGTGTCTGCCGGGCGATGCTGTCTTCGAGTGACGGCCGCTGGCGCGACTGCAGGATCGCTGCGTTGATCCGGTTCGTTTCCCGACCGATATCGGCCGACGTCCAGGCCGCGAGTGCGCGCTCGATGATCGGCTTGCGCCGAAAGTGGAGATGACGCCCGCGGCTCTGCATGACCTTGGCGAGCGGCGCATTCTCACCCTCCATTTCTCCCCGCATGAGGTCCATGAGCTGGAAGGTTCTGAGGCAGCTTTGCAGGACGAGGAACATCGGCGTCTTCGAAGAGGCAATCTTTTCCATCGCCTGCAGGAAGCTGTCGGTATTGCCTGCAAGAACGGCGTCAACGGCGTCGTCGGCGGAGATCGCGCTCGCATCGCCGATGATCTCACGGATGTGGTGTTCCTCGACCATGCCGTCTTGGCGGCAATAGAGGCAGAGCTTTTCGAGCTCGCCACGCGATGCGCGCCTGTCGCCGCCGAGAAGCGTCGCCAGAAGCGATCGGGCGTTCGGGGCAATGCGGAGGCCATGCGCTCCCAAAACCTCGTCTATGAGCCCGCTGACGGCTCTGGCGTCGTCGCTGTAGCAGGGAACGGACAGAATATGCCGGCTACCGGCCGCGGTCTTGCGCAGGGAAGACGTCTTTTTCAGATCTCCCTGCTCGATGATGACGAAGCAGGCCTCCGGCGGTGTTTCACCGAGGATCTGCAGCGGCGCGGAGAGCTGCTTCTCTCCGGAGCCGCCGCGTATCCAGATCAGCCGCTCGCCGCCAAACAACCCGATGGAATTGACCTCGTCGAGAAGCCGGCCGTTGTCGCCCTGCAGATCGCTGACGTCTAGGCGGACGAGAGAAAACGGATCGTCGAGGGCGACGCCGGTCTTGCGGGCGATTTCTTCGGCTCTTTCGCTGACCAGACCGCCGTCCGGCCCGAAGATCAGAAAGACCCTTGATTCAAGCGGGCCTCTCTGGATCAGGCGATCGAACTCGAATGCCTTGATTTCCGTCATCGGCTACATGGGCTGCTGCGAGAGCGTCACCAGCAGATCCGCACGGATCATTTCGGCCAGTTCCTTGGCGGCACGATTCTCGGCATCCCGCCCTGCGCGTATCTTGGCAAACTCCTGCGAGGAATAATCGACAAGGGCGGTGGCCTTGCGGCTTGCCGCGCGAAGGACCTCGCCATCGGAAAGGCGGGTCAAGGTGTAGTCACCCGTGACGATGACGCGACCGGCATTGGCCGTGTCTGACGAGCTGTCGATGAGAACGCCCTGGCTCTTCGTATTCACCAGAAGCTTCAGTTCATAAGCCGGATTCGCAGGCTCGCCTGCGCCACCGGACATCAGGAAAATCAATCGGTTGCGAACTTCGAGACCAACCCGGTCACCGGCCGGCGATATGCCGACGGATGCCAGTTCCGCAGGGACCTTTCCCTGCTGGGAATAGAGCGGCTGGACCTGGCAGCCGGCCGATGTGACGGCCAGACCAAGTGTGGCGGCAACGACGAGCCGGCGAAGGATGCTGGATTTCGACTTATACGACAATGTTGACGATCCTCTGCGGCACCACGATGATCTTCTTCGGCGGCTGGCCGTTCAGGTGATGCTGGACCTGCTCGAGGGCCAGAACGGCTTCCTTGACGGCATCTTGATCGGCATCGCGCGCGATTGTCAATTCCGCTCTCTTCTTGCCATTGACCTGAATGGGCAGCACGATCTCGTTGTCGGCAACCAGAGCCTCGTCATAGCTTGGCCAACCGGTCTCGCACATCAGCGTTTCGTTGCCGAGAACCGACCAGCATTCCTCGGCGAGATGCGGCGTCATCGGCGCAATCATGTGGATCAGGAGTTCGGCGGCGTCACGTGCAGCAGCCTTGTCCTCGTCGCTCCCCTCGCCTTTCGCCAGCGCGGCAAAAGGCCCGGCCATGCTGTTGACCAGTTCGTAGATGCGCGCCACGGCCTTGTTGAAGGCAAGCTTGTCATAATCGCCCTGCACGGCCTTCAGCGTCTTGTGCGCTGCCTGCGAAACCGGAAGGAAAGCACCATCCTTAGCCGGATTCGCCGTCACCGACTGCAGGAACTCAGACGCTTCCGAAATGATGCGCCAGACGCGCTGGACGAAGCGGTGGGCACCTTCGACGCCAGCCTCGGACCAGATCACGTCGCGATCGGGCGGTGAGTCCGACAGCACGAAGAAGCGGGCCGTATCGGCGCCATAGGAGGCGATGATGTCGTCCGGATCCACCACGTTCTTCTTCGATTTCGACATCTTCTCGATCGAGCCGATCTTGATCTCCTCACCGGAAGACATCAGGACGGCGCGGCGGGTGCCTTCGCTCTCTTCAATGCGAATATCGGCGGGTGCCAGCCACTCGCGGGCAGCGCCCTCGCCGCGGCTGTAGGTTTCGTGCACGACCATGCCCTGCGTGAACAGGCCCTTGAAGGGCTCGTCGAGGTTGACATGCCCTGCCACCTTCATGGCGCGCGTGAAGAAGCGCGAATAGAGCAAATGCAGGATCGCGTGCTCGATGCCGCCGATATACTGGTCGACGGGCAGCCAGCGGTCCGCAACGGCCGGATCGGTCGGTGCGTCTTCCCATGGTGCAGTGAAGCGCGTGTAATACCAGCTCGAATCGACGAAGGTATCCATCGTGTCGGTTTCCCGGCGGGCATCCTTGCCGCAAACCGGGCAGGCCACGTGGCGCCAGGTCGGGTGACGGTCCAGCGGATTGCCGGGAAGGTCGAAGCTGACATCGTCCGGCAGCTTGACCGGCAGGTCCTTCTTCGGCACCGGCACAACACCGCAGTCGTCGCAATGGATGACCGGGATCGGGCAACCCCAGTAGCGCTGGCGGGAAATACCCCAGTCGCGAAGACGGAAATTCACCTTGCGCTCGCCCTGTGGCTGGTTGCCGAGCGATTGGCTGGAGAGCTTTTCGGCAACGGCCTGGAAAGCCTCCGACGTCGTCATGCCGTCGAGGAAACGGGAATTGATCATCACGCCGTCGTCGACATAGGCCGTGTCGCCCACCTCGAAGCTCGCCGCATCGCCATCTGCCGGCATGACGACGGGTACGACCGGCAAGCCGTATTTGCGGGCGAAATCCAGGTCGCGCTGGTCGCCGGAGGGGCAGCCGAAGATGGCGCCGGTGCCGTATTCCATCAAAACGAAGTTCGCGACGTAGACCGGCAGTTCCCAGTTCGGGTCGAGCGGATGCTTCACACGAATTCCGGTTTCGATGCCCTTCTTCTCGGCTGTTTCCAGTGCTGCCAGCGACGTCCCTGCCCGGCGGCATTCCTCGCAGAATGCGGCGATCTCGGCGTTCGTTTCAGCCGCGGCCTTGGCGAGCGGATGATCGGCGGCGATGGCCAGGAAGGATGCGCCGAACAGGGTGTCCGGCCGGGTCGTGTAGACCGTCACTTCGCTCATGCCGGCAGGTGCCGTATCGCCGACGATTTCCCAGCGCACGGTCATGCCTTCGGAGCGCCCGATCCAGTTCTTCTGCATCAGGCGCACTTTTTCCGGCCACTGGTCGAGGCCGTCCAGTGCATCGAGCAGATCCTGCGAAAAGTCGGTGATCTTGAAGAACCATTGCGTCAGTTCGCGCTGCTCGACGAGGGCGCCCGAGCGCCAGCCGCGGCCGTCGATCACCTGCTCGTTGGCGAGAACCGTCTGGTCTTCCGGATCCCAGTTGACCTTCGACTGCCGGCGATAGACCAGGCCATGCTCAAGGAAATCCAAGAACAGATGCTGTTGGCGGTGATAGTATTCCACGTCGCAGGTTGCGAATTCCCGCGACCAGTCGAGGGACAGGCCCATGGATTTCAGCTGGCCGCGCATCGTGGCGATGTTTTCGTAGGTCCATTCCTTGGGATGAACCTTGTTCTTCATGGCGGCATTTTCGGCCGGCATGCCGAAGGCGTCCCAGCCCATCGGATGCAGAACGTTATAGCCGCGGGCGCGCTTGTAGCGCGCAACAACATCGCCCATCGCATAGTTGCGGACGTGACCCATGTGGATGCGTCCGGACGGATAGGGGAACATCTCCAGCACGTAATACTTTTCGCGCGGATCGCCGTTGTCGGTCTCGAAGACCTTGTCTTCGGTCCATTTTTTCTGCCAGCGTGGCTCGGCGTCACGCGGATTATATCGTTCGTTGGCCATGGTCTTTCAGAATTCCGGAAATCAGGGAGAATTGGGGCTGACCTTCACCACGAAACCGCTGGAGCGTCAAGTTCGGCGGCCACGGGGCCGAGGCAAAAGCTCGGTCGGCTGGCGAAATTTGCCCGTGTCGGCTTGGCAATGGAGGTTGGGGAGGATACTTGGCGATAAATGGTGCCGAAAGGACGGAAAGACAATGGTTCTCGCAGATCGTCTCGCTGAAGTTCTCAACACGATCGCCGCAACCGCAAAGCGTGCGGGACGGGCGGACGGCAGTGTGACACTTGTCGCGGTGTCGAAGACCTTCGATGCCGACACAATCCGGCTGGCGATTGCCGCCGGCCAGCGGGTTTTTGGCGAAAACCGGGTCCAGGAAGCACAGGCGAAGTGGCCGGACCTGAAGCAGGAGACCGATGACATCGAATTGCACCTGATCGGGCCGCTTCAGTCCAACAAGGCGGCGGACGCTGTGGCGCTGTTCGATGTGATCGAGACGGTGGACCGGGAAAAGATCGCCAGGGCATTGGCGTCCGAAATCGAGCGTCAGGGCCGGACGCTTCGCCTCTATGTCCAGGTCAATACGGGGCTCGAGCCGCAGAAGGCAGGGATTGCGCCGGATGACGCGGTCGCCTTCGTCGACTTCTGCCGCAACGAGTTGAAGCTCACCATCGAGGGCTTGATGTGCATTCCGCCGGCCGGCGAAAATCCCGGTCCGCACTTTGCCCTGCTGCAGAAGCTGGCGGCCGAAGCGGGCCTTGCAAAGCTCTCCATGGGCATGTCCGGGGACTATCAGACCGCCGTCGAGTTCGGCGCGACGAGCGTTCGGGTGGGGTCGGCGATCTTCGGCGAGCGTTGAAACTGACTTTCGTCAAACCTTTCAATTTTTATCGCGGGTGCACCCGCATTCCTGCGTTTTAGCGCTTCCGAATTGATTCGGATTTTCCTATCTTTTCCCACGAGGAGCACATGCGGATGCATGTGTAATGGGAGGAGAGCATGGCAGACAACTACAAGGCGGCCTATGCCGGATGGCAGGCCGATCCCTTCGGCTTCTGGAAAAATGCCGCAGAATCCATCGATTGGTCGGTCTTTCCGCAGACGATATTCGATCCGGCGATGGGCACCTATGGCCGCTGGTTTCCCGGCGGCATCACCAATACCTGCTACAATTGCATCGACCGGCATGTGATTGCCGGCAATGGCGAGCAGGCGGCACTGATCTATGAGAGCGCCATCACCGGGCGGGATCGCATCTACACCTATCAACAGCTGTTCGAATCGGTAAACGCCTGCGCCAGCGTTCTGAAGGATTTCGGCGTTGGCAAGGGTGACCGGGTGATCATCTACATGCCGATGATCCCGGAAGCCGTCTTCGCCATGCTGGCCTGTGCCAGGATCGGCGCCGTGCACTCCGTCGTGTTCGGCGGGTTCGCAGCCCATGAGCTTGCCAAGCGCATCGAGGACAGTGGTGCGCGGATCGTCATTTCGGCGAGCTGCGGTCTGGAGCCGAACCGGACGGTGCCTTACAAGCCGCTGCTCGATCACGCCATCGAGATTTCAAAGGTCAAGCCCGACCATTGCCTGATTGTCCAGCGTCCGGAGCTGAGGGCTGATCTCCAGGACGGCCGGGACCACGATCTGCGAGCCCTCATCGGGGCCGCGCAGGAGAAGGGCGCCCGGGTCGATTGCGAACCAGTCGATGCGACGGATCCGCTTTACGTCCTCTATACCTCGGGAACGACCGGACAGCCGAAAGGTGTCGTGCGCGACAATGGTGGGCACATGGTGGCGCTCATTTGGTCGATGCGAAATATCTATGGTGTTTCACCGGGTGAGACCTACTGGGCCGCCTCGGATATCGGCTGGGTCGTCGGCCATTCCTACATCGTCTATGCGCCGCTGCTGAACGGCAATGCGACGATCCTGTTCGAGGGCAAGCCGATCGGGACGCCGGATGCCGGCGTCTTCTGGCGGGTGATCAACAAGCACAATGTCAGGGTGCTGTTCACCGCTCCGACGGCCTTCCGGGCGATCCGAAAGGAAGACCCCAACGGTGATTTCATCGCCGAAAATCCCATGCCGGGCCTGAGGGCGCTGTTTCTCGCCGGTGAGCGCGCCGATCCGGATACGCTCAAATGGGCGGAAGAGAAGCTGAAGGTGCCCGTCATCGACCATTGGTGGCAGACGGAGACCGGCTGGCCGATCGCCGGCAACCCGATCGGGCTCGCCCTGCTGCCGGTCAAGCACGGATCACCGGCGGTCGCCATGCCCGGCTACGATCTGCAGGTGCTCGATGATGCCGGTCACCCGGTGCCGAACGGCACGCTCGGCAATGTCGTCGTCAAGCTACCGCTGCCGCCGGGTTGCCTGCCGACATTCTGGAACGCCGACGAGCGCTTCCACACCTCCTGCCTTGATGAATTCC
Proteins encoded in this region:
- the holA gene encoding DNA polymerase III subunit delta; translation: MTEIKAFEFDRLIQRGPLESRVFLIFGPDGGLVSERAEEIARKTGVALDDPFSLVRLDVSDLQGDNGRLLDEVNSIGLFGGERLIWIRGGSGEKQLSAPLQILGETPPEACFVIIEQGDLKKTSSLRKTAAGSRHILSVPCYSDDARAVSGLIDEVLGAHGLRIAPNARSLLATLLGGDRRASRGELEKLCLYCRQDGMVEEHHIREIIGDASAISADDAVDAVLAGNTDSFLQAMEKIASSKTPMFLVLQSCLRTFQLMDLMRGEMEGENAPLAKVMQSRGRHLHFRRKPIIERALAAWTSADIGRETNRINAAILQSRQRPSLEDSIARQTLLSTALQAKRRLR
- the leuS gene encoding leucine--tRNA ligase gives rise to the protein MANERYNPRDAEPRWQKKWTEDKVFETDNGDPREKYYVLEMFPYPSGRIHMGHVRNYAMGDVVARYKRARGYNVLHPMGWDAFGMPAENAAMKNKVHPKEWTYENIATMRGQLKSMGLSLDWSREFATCDVEYYHRQQHLFLDFLEHGLVYRRQSKVNWDPEDQTVLANEQVIDGRGWRSGALVEQRELTQWFFKITDFSQDLLDALDGLDQWPEKVRLMQKNWIGRSEGMTVRWEIVGDTAPAGMSEVTVYTTRPDTLFGASFLAIAADHPLAKAAAETNAEIAAFCEECRRAGTSLAALETAEKKGIETGIRVKHPLDPNWELPVYVANFVLMEYGTGAIFGCPSGDQRDLDFARKYGLPVVPVVMPADGDAASFEVGDTAYVDDGVMINSRFLDGMTTSEAFQAVAEKLSSQSLGNQPQGERKVNFRLRDWGISRQRYWGCPIPVIHCDDCGVVPVPKKDLPVKLPDDVSFDLPGNPLDRHPTWRHVACPVCGKDARRETDTMDTFVDSSWYYTRFTAPWEDAPTDPAVADRWLPVDQYIGGIEHAILHLLYSRFFTRAMKVAGHVNLDEPFKGLFTQGMVVHETYSRGEGAAREWLAPADIRIEESEGTRRAVLMSSGEEIKIGSIEKMSKSKKNVVDPDDIIASYGADTARFFVLSDSPPDRDVIWSEAGVEGAHRFVQRVWRIISEASEFLQSVTANPAKDGAFLPVSQAAHKTLKAVQGDYDKLAFNKAVARIYELVNSMAGPFAALAKGEGSDEDKAAARDAAELLIHMIAPMTPHLAEECWSVLGNETLMCETGWPSYDEALVADNEIVLPIQVNGKKRAELTIARDADQDAVKEAVLALEQVQHHLNGQPPKKIIVVPQRIVNIVV
- the rsmG gene encoding 16S rRNA (guanine(527)-N(7))-methyltransferase RsmG gives rise to the protein MVVHPVPDIGREVSRETRERLTIFAELFQKWAKSINLVAPSTIAELWRRHIADSLQIQPLYPEAETWIDLGSGGGFPGVISAILLAERGTGWVHLVESNQKKCAFLRTALREAGGRGSVHPVRIEDAPGAIPHCDAISARALAELDLLLAYAEPWAQENAKLKAFFHKGRDYAAEIDKARGRWDFDLVQHQSKIETDSVVLEISGLRRRTSA
- a CDS encoding YggS family pyridoxal phosphate-dependent enzyme, giving the protein MVLADRLAEVLNTIAATAKRAGRADGSVTLVAVSKTFDADTIRLAIAAGQRVFGENRVQEAQAKWPDLKQETDDIELHLIGPLQSNKAADAVALFDVIETVDREKIARALASEIERQGRTLRLYVQVNTGLEPQKAGIAPDDAVAFVDFCRNELKLTIEGLMCIPPAGENPGPHFALLQKLAAEAGLAKLSMGMSGDYQTAVEFGATSVRVGSAIFGER
- a CDS encoding ParA family protein codes for the protein MIGTKKNRVITVANQKGGVGKTTTAINLATALAAIGERVLIIDLDPQGNASTGLGISRKDRAHSSFDLLMGTHSVSQTVLKTVVPNLYIIPSTMDLLGIEMEIGQASDRAFRLRRAISGDEALEYSYILVDCPPSFNLLTINAMAAAHSVLVPLQCEFFALEGLSQLLETVNEVRQSLNPQLDIQGIVLTMFDSRNNLAQQVVSDVRTHLGDKVYHTLIPRNVRVSEAPSYGKPAILYDLKCAGSQAYLQLASEVIQRERQRKAAA
- the lptE gene encoding LPS assembly lipoprotein LptE, whose product is MSYKSKSSILRRLVVAATLGLAVTSAGCQVQPLYSQQGKVPAELASVGISPAGDRVGLEVRNRLIFLMSGGAGEPANPAYELKLLVNTKSQGVLIDSSSDTANAGRVIVTGDYTLTRLSDGEVLRAASRKATALVDYSSQEFAKIRAGRDAENRAAKELAEMIRADLLVTLSQQPM
- a CDS encoding ParB/RepB/Spo0J family partition protein, whose amino-acid sequence is MNDDVSKRRLGRGLAALIGEMDQPLTSAQPVKPVSADRMIPIEFIARNPRNPRRYFDDEELQDLASSIRQHGIVQPVVVRTLGENNYEIIAGERRWRAAQLAGFVEIPVIIRDVDDRTALEIAIVENVQRADLNPLEEALGYEQLIADHGYTQNNLGEIIGKSRSHVANSLRLLKLPEPVRDMVAAGSLSAGHARALVSTSDPETLAKAIVAKGMSVRDAEKLAQKDIRGPGLVSSSSVQAPKDSDTLALERTLSDTLGLDVTINHKGESGQVRIAYKSLEQLEEICRLLEKR
- a CDS encoding propionyl-CoA synthetase, which codes for MADNYKAAYAGWQADPFGFWKNAAESIDWSVFPQTIFDPAMGTYGRWFPGGITNTCYNCIDRHVIAGNGEQAALIYESAITGRDRIYTYQQLFESVNACASVLKDFGVGKGDRVIIYMPMIPEAVFAMLACARIGAVHSVVFGGFAAHELAKRIEDSGARIVISASCGLEPNRTVPYKPLLDHAIEISKVKPDHCLIVQRPELRADLQDGRDHDLRALIGAAQEKGARVDCEPVDATDPLYVLYTSGTTGQPKGVVRDNGGHMVALIWSMRNIYGVSPGETYWAASDIGWVVGHSYIVYAPLLNGNATILFEGKPIGTPDAGVFWRVINKHNVRVLFTAPTAFRAIRKEDPNGDFIAENPMPGLRALFLAGERADPDTLKWAEEKLKVPVIDHWWQTETGWPIAGNPIGLALLPVKHGSPAVAMPGYDLQVLDDAGHPVPNGTLGNVVVKLPLPPGCLPTFWNADERFHTSCLDEFPGYYKTADAGYLDEDGYIFIMARTDDIVNVAGHRLSTGAMEEVCAMHPDVAECAVIGIADPIKGQVPCGFLVLNNGADRGAKELEREIVALIREEIGPVAAFKMAIQVKRLPKTRSGKILRGTMQKIADGMPWTMPATIEDPAVLDEITEAIRSHSAQHAA